The window CTCGCAGACGGGTCCCGATGCCTACGAGGACGAGCACTTCGCTGCTCGGTTCGCGTTCTTCGGCCAGACCTCCCGTGATGTGCGTATGCGCGTCCTGGAGGGCCGTCGCAGCCGTTTGGAGGAACGGCTGGAGAAGATGCGGGCCTCACTGGCGCGCACTCGAGAGCGCCTCGACGACTACACGCTCGAGCTCCAGCGCCACGGGATGGAGTCCGTGGAGCGCGAAGTGCGCTGGCTGAACGAGCTCATCGAGAGCGAGCGGGCAGGCCGGGACCTGAAAGGTCCCGGCCACGCAGAGCCCGCTCGCGACACCACAGAGGGAGCGTCGGGCGCCCTGCCCCGGCCCGGGGATCTCCCCGGGCCGGATGCGCCCGGCGACACCACCACGTGAGGTCCCTGCCAGGACCTCACTCGTACACACAGGGAGCAGCCGGAATGGGTTCGGTTCGCGTAGCCGTCGTAGGTGTGGGCAACTGCGCCGCGTCGCTGGTGCAGGGAGTCGAGTACTACAAGGACGCCGACCCGGCGTCGAGGGTCCCGGGCCTCATGCACGTCCAGTTCGGCGACTACCACGTCCGCGACGTGGAGTTCGTCGCCGCCTTCGATGTCGACGCCAAAAAGGTCGGTCTCGACCTCGCGGACGCCATCGGTGCCTCCGAGAACAACACCATCAAGATCTGTGACGTGCCCGCCACCGGTGTGACCGTGCAGCGCGGCCACACCCTCGACGGTCTCGGCAAGTACTACCGCGAGACCATCGAGGAGTCCGCCGAGGCCCCGGTCGACGTGGTCCAGGTGCTCAAGGACAAGCAGGTCGACGTTCTCGTCTGCTACCTGCCCGTCGGGTCCGAGGCTGCGGCGAAGTTCTACGCCCAGTGCGCCCTCGACGCCAAGGTCGCCTTCGTCAACGCCCTTCCGGTCTTCATCGCCGGTACCAAGGAGTGGGCGGACAAGTTCGTCGAGGCGGGCGTCCCGATCGTCGGTGACGACATCAAGTCGCAGGTGGGTGCCACCATCACACACCGCGTCATGGCGAAGCTGTTCGAGGACCGGGGTGTCGTCCTGGACCGCACGATGCAGCTGAACGTCGGCGGCAACATGGACTTCAAGAACATGCTCGAGCGTGAGCGTCTGGAGTCCAAGAAGATCAGCAAGACCCAGGCCGTCACCTCGCAGATCCCCGACCGGGATCTCGGCGAGAAGAACGTCCACATCGGTCCGTCCGACTACGTGGCCTGGCTCGACGACCGCAAGTGGGCGTACGTCCGCCTGGAGGGCCGCGCGTTCGGTGACGTCCCGCTGAACCTGGAGTACAAGCTCGAGGTCTGGGACTCCCCGAACTCCGCCGGCGTCATCATCGACGCGCTGCGGGCCGCGAAGATCGCCAAGGACCGCGGCATCGGCGGCCCGATCCTGTCGGCGTCCTCGTACTTCATGAAGTCCCCGCCGGTGCAGTACTTCGACGACGAGGCCCGTGAGAACGTCGAGAAGTTCATCAAGGGCGAGGTCGAACGCTGACCAGGCGTTCGTAATGGGCTGTTGAGGGTCTCCGGGTCATGCACCCGGGGACCCTCCCCATATGTGAGGCTGGGCCCATGTCCGTCGTGCGCGACCTGCGCGTCCTGCTCCGTCTTCGGGACTTCCGGCGTCTGCTGGCCGTACGTCTGCTGTCCCAGGGCGCCGACGGTGTCTTCCAGGTCGCGCTCGCCACGTACGTCGTGTTCTCCCCCGAGAAGCAGACGTCAGCGGCGGCCATCGCCTCCGCCATGGCGGTCCTGCTCCTTCCGTACTCCCTCGTCGGCCCCTTCGCGGGCGTCCTGCTGGATCGCTGGCGACGACGTCAAGTGTTGCTGTACGGAAACCTGCTGCGTGCCCTGCTGGCGTCCGTGACAGCCGTCCTGATCCTGAGTCACGTACCCGACCGGCTCTTCTACGTCTCCGCTCTGTGCGTCACCGCGGTCAACCGTTTCGTGCTGGCGGGGCTGTCCGCCGCATTGCCCCGGGTGGTGGACGCCGACCGCCTGGTGGTCGCCAACTCGCTCTCCCCGACGGCCGGAACGCTGGCCGCGACCGCCGGCGGCGGACTCGCCTTCGTCGTTCGACTGGTGGGCTTCGACTCGGACGCTGCGGTGGTGCTTCTCGGCTCGATCATGTACCTGTGCGCGGCCCTCGCTTCACTGAGGATCGCCCGCGACCTGCTCGGCCCGGATCCGGAGTTTCTTCCCCCCCGACTGGGTGCGGCGCTCGTCGGGACCGCGCGGGGTCTGACAGCAGGCGTGCGACATCTTGCCGAGCCGGGGCGACGGTCTGCTGCCTGGGCGTTGGCGTCGATGACGCTGATGCGGTTCTGCTACGGAGCCCTGACAGTCATGGTGCTCATGCTGTGCCGGTATGCCTGGCCCTCGAACAGTTCCGGGGCCTACGGCTCCGAGGAAGGCCTGGCCCTTCTGGGTCTCGCCGTGGGGATCTCAGGAGCAGGTTTCTTCACCGCAGCGGTGATCACTCCTTGGGCGGCCGGGCGGTGGGGTCCGGACCGCTGGATCGTCGTCTGCGCCGCTACGGCCGCCCTTTTGGGCCCGCCGCTGAGTCTGCCCTTCACGGAAGCGCCCATGTTGGCCGCGGCGTTCGTCCTGGGTCTGGTCACCCAGGGGGCGAAGATCTCCACGGACACGATCATCCAGTCCTCCGTCGACGACGGCTACCGAGGCCGCATCTTCTCCGTCTACGACGTCCTGTTCAATGTTGCCTTTGTCGGCGCCGCCGCAGTGGCCGCCCTCATGCTCGCTCCGGACGGCCGCTCGGCCGCCCTGGTGAGCACCGTGGCCGTGACCTACGGAGCCATCGCTGTCGTCATGGCCCGCTTCGGGATGGCAGGACAGCGCCGGGGCGGCAGCGCCGATGTTTCACGTGAAACATCGCTCCCTCAGTGACTGCAGCCCTGTCGATGCGGAGACGTAGCGACGCGGTGCGATGTTTCACGTGAAACATCGCACCGCGTCGTCCGCCACAGGAGGCGAACTGTCTGTCGTCAGGAAACCCGTGGCGACTGGGCCCACCACTCCTTGAGCGCAGCCACGGCGTCATCGTGCGGCAGCGGCCCGTTCTCCAGACGCAGCTCCAGCAGGAACTTGTAGGCCTGCCCGATCGCCGGTCCGGGTCCGACGCCCAAAATCTCCATGATCTGGTTACCGTCCAGGTCCGGACGGATGGCATCCAGCTCCTCCTGCTCCTGAAGCTGGGCGATGCGGTCCTCCAGGCCGTCGTACGCGCGCGACAGGGCGTTCGCCTTGCGCTTGTTCCGTGTCGTGCAGTCGGAGCGCGTCAGCTTGTGGAGCCGGTCCAGAAGCGGGCCGGCGTCACGCACGTAGCGGCGGACGGCGGAGTCCGTCCATTCGCCCATGCCGTAGCCGTGGAAGCGCAGGTGCAGTTCGACCAGGCGCGAGACATCCCTGACGAGTTCGTTCGAGTACTTGAGGGCAGCCATGCGCTTCTTGGTCATCTTGGCGCCCACCACCTCATGATGGTGGAAGGAGACCCTGCCGTCCTTCTCGAACCGACGAGTGCGGGGCTTGCCGATGTCGTGCAGCAGAGCGGCAAGCCTCAGGGTGAGGTCCGGTCCGGTGTCCTCCAGCGCGATCGCCTGCTCAAGGACGATCAGCGTGTGGTCGTAGACATCCTTGTGCCGGTGATGCTCGTCGCGCTCCAGTCGCAGCGCCGGAAGCTCGGGCAGGACATGCTCGGCGAGGCCGGTCTCGACCAGCAGGCTCAGGCCCTCGCGGGGGTGAGCGGACAGGAGCAGCTTGTTCAGCTCGTCCCGTACCCGCTCCGCCGAGACGATATCGATACGGCCGGCCATGTCGGTCATCGCCGAAACGACCTCGGGGGCCACCTCGAAGTCCAGCTGAGCAGCGAAACGCGCGGCCCGCATCATGCGCAGTGGGTCGTCGGAGAAGGAATCCTCAGGGGTACCGGGGGTACGCAGCACGCGCGCCGAGAGGTCTTCGAGCCCGCCATGAGGGTCGATGAACTCCTTCTCGGGAAGGGCCACCGCCATCGCGTTCACGGTGAAGTCCCGGCGTACGAGGTCATCCTCGATCGAGTCGCCGTACGACACCTCTGGCTTCCGCGAGGTCCGGTCGTACGCCTCGGAGCGGTAGGTGGTGACCTCGATCTGGTAGCCGTCCTTCTGCGCCCCCACCGTGCCGAAG is drawn from Streptomyces bottropensis ATCC 25435 and contains these coding sequences:
- a CDS encoding PadR family transcriptional regulator produces the protein MSRRSGILEFAVLGLLREAPMHGYELRKRLNTSLGVFRAFSYGTLYPCLKTLVASGWLIEEPGGTPEDPAAVPLTGRRAKIVYRLTAEGKEHFEELLSQTGPDAYEDEHFAARFAFFGQTSRDVRMRVLEGRRSRLEERLEKMRASLARTRERLDDYTLELQRHGMESVEREVRWLNELIESERAGRDLKGPGHAEPARDTTEGASGALPRPGDLPGPDAPGDTTT
- a CDS encoding inositol-3-phosphate synthase, producing the protein MGSVRVAVVGVGNCAASLVQGVEYYKDADPASRVPGLMHVQFGDYHVRDVEFVAAFDVDAKKVGLDLADAIGASENNTIKICDVPATGVTVQRGHTLDGLGKYYRETIEESAEAPVDVVQVLKDKQVDVLVCYLPVGSEAAAKFYAQCALDAKVAFVNALPVFIAGTKEWADKFVEAGVPIVGDDIKSQVGATITHRVMAKLFEDRGVVLDRTMQLNVGGNMDFKNMLERERLESKKISKTQAVTSQIPDRDLGEKNVHIGPSDYVAWLDDRKWAYVRLEGRAFGDVPLNLEYKLEVWDSPNSAGVIIDALRAAKIAKDRGIGGPILSASSYFMKSPPVQYFDDEARENVEKFIKGEVER
- a CDS encoding MFS transporter, producing the protein MSVVRDLRVLLRLRDFRRLLAVRLLSQGADGVFQVALATYVVFSPEKQTSAAAIASAMAVLLLPYSLVGPFAGVLLDRWRRRQVLLYGNLLRALLASVTAVLILSHVPDRLFYVSALCVTAVNRFVLAGLSAALPRVVDADRLVVANSLSPTAGTLAATAGGGLAFVVRLVGFDSDAAVVLLGSIMYLCAALASLRIARDLLGPDPEFLPPRLGAALVGTARGLTAGVRHLAEPGRRSAAWALASMTLMRFCYGALTVMVLMLCRYAWPSNSSGAYGSEEGLALLGLAVGISGAGFFTAAVITPWAAGRWGPDRWIVVCAATAALLGPPLSLPFTEAPMLAAAFVLGLVTQGAKISTDTIIQSSVDDGYRGRIFSVYDVLFNVAFVGAAAVAALMLAPDGRSAALVSTVAVTYGAIAVVMARFGMAGQRRGGSADVSRETSLPQ
- a CDS encoding CCA tRNA nucleotidyltransferase, translating into MPNANEDNSALSQVQRRAVSELLRVSPVADDLARRFQEAGFSLALVGGSVRDALLGRLGNDLDFTTDARPDDVVKIVRPWADALWEVGIAFGTVGAQKDGYQIEVTTYRSEAYDRTSRKPEVSYGDSIEDDLVRRDFTVNAMAVALPEKEFIDPHGGLEDLSARVLRTPGTPEDSFSDDPLRMMRAARFAAQLDFEVAPEVVSAMTDMAGRIDIVSAERVRDELNKLLLSAHPREGLSLLVETGLAEHVLPELPALRLERDEHHRHKDVYDHTLIVLEQAIALEDTGPDLTLRLAALLHDIGKPRTRRFEKDGRVSFHHHEVVGAKMTKKRMAALKYSNELVRDVSRLVELHLRFHGYGMGEWTDSAVRRYVRDAGPLLDRLHKLTRSDCTTRNKRKANALSRAYDGLEDRIAQLQEQEELDAIRPDLDGNQIMEILGVGPGPAIGQAYKFLLELRLENGPLPHDDAVAALKEWWAQSPRVS